In the genome of Ziziphus jujuba cultivar Dongzao chromosome 10, ASM3175591v1, the window TATAGGCAGGTGTTAGTTGCTCTCCAACCAATATATAcatcctccaaaaaaaaaaaaaaaaaaatgtcattgaCACGCCACAACATCTCATCAACTGTATATTGATGGTAAGTAGCTTCTCAGGTGATCGTGTTAATTGATATCCAAATTCAGGATGTTTATGCTTTTACCTGATGAGCTGCTGTAAATCCTCCTCGAAGATTCTTGGGTGTTATTTCTGCTATGTTTAGATACATAATTGGCAATTGGAACACAAATATTTCCATCTGGCACATCACTAAAAGCTGGAAGTAAATGGATATATTCGGATAACTTACTACATAGGAAGCCCCATCCCACATCCTACCAGAAGTCTTCCAAGGTTCAgccaccaagaaacctttcaACCATAACTAAACACTTACAATAGGAACAGAACACCAACAACAAAGGTGTTTATTTTATTCTGAACATCTCTTTTAAAGTGAAAATCTACGATGTGAAAGCTTATCCTTGAAAGTTGCACGTGACAAAAGTTGGACATAAAAATTACACTCTGTGGAGTTGATTGCAAACTTCTACATATTGTACCAGATATAGAAAACAAAATCATTGAAATGGTAGAAAaccagagagacagagagaagaTGTAAAACCTTTGAGAAAACTATGGCAAGCCATCCTCAAATACAGATTATCTCGGAAATGCCCATTGTCTGCCACACAGAACAAACAAATTGGAATAAATTTGAAGAGTTTTGATTCGATTCAGATTGAAAATCTTACCATACATAGAGAAACAAAAACAGGGCAATAGAAAAACTTACACATCTTCTTCCTAGGTAATCTGCTATTTTCCCACTCGCTATAGCACCTATCATTGCTCCAATTGTCAATATTGAACCAAAGAGCGAATACTGCATGTGAGATAATATGATCAAAGGTATAGACTATggcaaagaaaagaaatatatatatatatatatataattttgataaaatgaaTTCTAATTTTACATGTCTTTATTGCAACATTAACATTTGAGGCAATTAGACAGCTCAAACAATATAGATACAGCAATTCACATACTGTATgtccaaaaaactaaaattctttTTGCTATGCGCAATTGTATATAAACCTGAAATTATGAAAACAAAGatgaaaagagaaggaaaaaggtATATACAAACCCCAGCCACAGTGAGGCCCAGGTCAGCACTAATTCCAGATTGAGCCGGTGAGGAATATCGAATCtgcaaatcaatatcataaactGGTCCTTCGATATCCAATAGTGGGTCAATCCTACTGCTAGAACTATCTTAAAGAATCAGAACAGTTTCTAAATGCCTTTTTCATAGgaacatatataattacatcATATTTAGGAGAAAATCCACCGACCAACTAATTGCAAATTTGCAACATACATACGGcaatcagaaaaaaaagaaaactagaattaaaaagtaataaaacaaaaacagaaaaatacttACAGACCAAAAACATAGGATCCACACACAGCAACCAAGGAGGTGACGACAACCATAGTTGTAGCTGATGAAAAAGAAGATCGATTTTCATTTGTACCAGCACTGTCTCTGCTGCTGATACTACATTCCACAGCACCAGAAGACCCATCACTACGTTTAACAGGCAGCAGAGGATCATTTAATAACCCTCCTCCTTTTTCTATGCTTTCTCTACCCATCTTTTTCTTTGCAAACCAGGTCTCTGAAAATGGAAGTCGAAAGTGAAAGACTGTGGAgtgtgaaaaataaataaaaaaaaaggagagagagggatTTGGGTGTGATATAGAAATGCTGTGAAGGTAAGTTTGTCGTTTTTCTGTTGAATTTTCAGactcttttttaatttctttcgaGTTCCATGTCATCTCTGACAACTCTTTGTCAACCTTGGTctggtaataattaattaaccacGTCCATGCCATGTCACTCTCTCCTGATTGCCTGTTAAAATTCCTTCTTTGGTAATTGGCGCAGTGCGTTTTCTTATTCGTCATACCATGCTTATTTGTTATATCAATTGGCTTtacttgtttttttctttttcatttttttctttttcattttttaaaattttcaaaattaaaattcaaatttggaaaTGGTGATGGTCACCCattaaatttccattaaaaatagaatttttttttaataataataaaatgaaataaaataaaacaatagcaCAAATAAGGACCTTTAGAATTTCTGGGGATTCTCAGTTTGAGTTTATTTGTGTACGGAAAGTTGATGGAAAacagaaaatttgaaaacatttcaatattatttagtaAAACACATTTCAAATTATTCTAATCTAATCTATTTGGCAGCTGTGTTAGTGACACGTTGAATTTTTAGATGTATAACTATTATTCTtttgtcttaaaaaaattttgtaatttgatgttactatatatatatatatatatatatatattttgtggcATCAATTGTAAAAGTCAATTTGCTCAAGAAAGAAATCAtcttctaataataataataaggtaattagtttatttttctttgttataaTCATAGTAGATCTGTCAGGTTAGtgtattttataaatgtttgtatatatttggCCTAGttggaataataataattgtatatatttttatgaatgtttattaatattttaaaaataataagataataaagctaagtttatttttctttgttacaATTATGGTTGGTAGATCTttgtttgttaatatatatatatatatatagaggatatACTACGGTGGACCATAAATATTAgtgaagattttttaaaaaaaaatatatatatatatatatgtacatcatCAATATTTGTCTTTGTATATGAAAATTCAAGGTAGGAGCTGCTTTTAAAATATTCAGCAAACGGTGAATTTGTATTATTTTGGAAACAATGATCCATTATCAATTCCAAATTAATGCTCAAGCTTGCTAAACTCAGGAATTTGACGGAATGATGCTGAAATCATATCCGTGTAGACCTAAgtaaccaaattaaaattttaacttccaaacagaaaaaaaaaaattaaaattttaaattccaacaaaaaaaaacaaaaattaataattaggaagcagaaaaaaaaattaataataatagtaagctACCTACATCAATAGTAAGCCCGTTGATTTGATTAAGCAGGGTGACATAAGAGTCGATCTTGAAGACGTGAGAATGGATGGCCAGAATTATGTGGGAGAGAATTGGGGCAGATACGTTGACGCTTTAGAAATTAACACCaccatttatttatattgtattaaGATTTTCAGCGGAGGAGAAGATTTGGAGACGTTGCAGGCCCCTGCATCTTTCTATATACAAGCAGTTAAAGATTGGGAGCAGATACAATGCTCAACCTGTGAAGTTTATTGGAATTCAAAAGAGAGAAACGTTCTAGAAAGGGAGAGTTGGAGAATAAACGGTGAACGACGTCTTCAGTGACATATATTCCCTCCAAATAGGGAATGAATATTATCAGCTATGAAACTAGCATCGTAATACATAAGAGAAGTAAGTTTCAGAATGAGCACAAaatgacaaaaagaaaatatatatatatatatataaaggtagaAACGAGGCTTATGTTATTCtctaatgtttaaaaaaaaaaaaaaacacgcgTTGAATGGAGGAGCGACCAATTTTTTGTCAACGACTATTTGACAACGTATTTTGTTGAGTACTCTGTTGACAATGACATTGCTGTTGCAATTGCAAATACTGACCCATAATTTTATACCGTGTCAACTTTTATAATAATctccattttaattttgttttttattgttcaaaaaaagatttaatttaatcaataaGGCTTAAAttagtataattttaattttttaagctgaaaataaataaggccaatcatttaaaatatttaaatttaataaattgaaatagaTCATATCAAATTTAATGGATTCAAATGatagaatttatttatcttcaatttaaaagattcaaaatatttttattgatccttcttgttgatttaattattgattGATATAATCTTAACAAAGAAAAtctccattttgtttttgtttttatttttcaaatggagttttaatttaattcattgATATCATATTAACAAAGAAATCTTAAttatcaccccaaaaaaaaaaaaaaaaaaacataaaagaaaaatcctgGTCTCTTTCTTGTCCTTAACTCTTTGCAAGTCCAATAGATTACGTAGCTGAGAGATATTCACCCACCATTTCCAtttcttatctctctctctctctctctctctctctctctctcgctctctctctctcagagcAATTGCATTATGTAAAGGATGGTGCACTAAGTACACACAAGATTATAAATtcactatatttattatttccccTATCTTCAAACTGGTGTCAATTTGCTTAAATCCTTGAAACTGATGGATTTGGCTATTCACCAAACTATCTGAAAAGCATCAGTCTTTCTCGTTTTCTATTGGCATTCCAGTCTCTTCTAAGCATTCCTATAAGTATAATACATTATATAGTATGTACCAAATAAGAAACTAATTACACATTGAGAGGAATAAAGCATGGAAGAGAGGCTACTAACAAGGTCTCCTCCTAAGGCTGATGATTAATGGCGGCCACAGTGACACAGACCCAAATGACTCCCCATCCGTGAAAAGTATAAAATGAATTATTAAATCTCAGAAGAAACTATCTGTTGCATCaacttatgatttttagatagaTATCATGTAAAAGATTACAAGAAGATCCATATagaattagaatatttttttataacaatctAATAGGGTGTATTTGGATCGATGCTagtcttaaataataatataaaagataCAATTTGTccataatcaaaatttaattaaattaagatATAATTACCTCTGCATTAGGATGCATTTGGATTATTTTGGTTTTCAGTTGCTGGGCACACTCAATGCAGAGTTCTTCATATTGATTATCAATTTATCTTCATAGTGACGCCCCCAAATACTTGAACCCATAAAGCCAATGAATATTTTCTCCACTGACACAGCGTACTCAAGTAAATCCAACAAAAACTCAACTTCATATTGGCTCCCAGCAAAGTTATTCAACTTCACCACCTTAAGATATTTACATGCGTGGTTCTGATTCACCTCCACTTCTTTAGGTATATACagatcaaaacaaaaaccaaaaccatattcaaataaatatcacTCAAAACAATttccataataaaaaaatatatatattattaaaaataaaaaattaataactttaaGGCATTATCTCTAGCGGGATGTTCTGAAAGTTTGTAATCCTACCATATGGCATTACAGATTCACTCATAATTTTTGTCAACATATAGTATAAGATAAATTCACTTAACAAAGGattattataaattagcaataaaagTATAATGGGGAACGTCGCAACAATGTTTCTTGGCAAGAAGACTTCATTACAAACtgtattttggaattttaggtaaaataaataaatatatatatatatatatatatgtagattcGCAAGGCACCTTGAATGAGAAAGTGTTCAAGAAAGGAGCTGCCTTTAGAATATCCAGCAAACGGCAAACTGGTATTATTTTGGAACAATGATCCATTATCAATTCCAAATGCTCAAGCTTGCTAAACTCAGGAAATTGAGGAAATGCAGCCGAAATAATTTCCGTGTAGACCTAAgtaaccaaattaaaattttatatttcaaccgaaaaacaaaaataattaggaagaaaaaaaacaataattataattgtaaGCTACCTACATCAAAAGTAAGTCTTTTGATTTGACTAAGCAGGGTGACATAAGCGTCGAGTTTGAAGGCCCGACCATGGATGGCAAGAATTATGTGGGAGAGATTTGGGGCAGATACGTTGACGCTTTCGAAATTAACACCGtaaattatttgtattgtattaaGGTTTTCGGCAGAGGAGGAGATTTCGAGATGTTGCAGGCCCCTGCATCTTCCTATATACAAGGAATTGAGATTGGGAGCAGATACAATGCTCAACCTGTGAAGTTTATTGAAACTCAAAAGAGAGAAACGTTCAAGAATGGGAGAGTTGGAGAATAAACGGTGAACAAGGTCTGCAGTGATATTTATTCCCTCCAAATACAAAACCCTGAGCGAATGAAAATTATCAGCTATGAAACTAGCATCATAAAACATAAGAGAATTAAGTTTCAGAGTGAGCTCTTTGACATGTTTCTCAGCAGCGAAATCCATCCGTGCCTCAATATGATGATGGTCGTCTGATCTCAAGTCCACAGCAATTACTGAAAACTCGTGCAGAGTAGGTGCCTTATGCAATTTCAATACTTGATACACCTCTATTAtcctcttcctcctcttctttCTCAAATCACGTAGCTTTATATCCGAGGACCACCCTCTGTCCAGAAAAAAACATAACCTAGGTGTAATCCGAATCGAAAGGTTCCAAATCTTATGCCATCGCCGAGAAAGCACACTCATTCTTGCTGCTTCATCTGTCGTCAACAAACACATAATTGATACCAGAATTTCAACTGGTAATTTGCTCATCTCCTCGTCTTTCTCTTTCAGCAGCGGTGGcggcctcttcttcttctttttccactGGACATCATAGGCCTCCTCCTgttcaacatcatcatcatcatgtagtatttttttgggtggaCGGAGAAAATCaaattccttcccttcttcACTCTCTTACTTTTCGCCATGTTATGTAATTTTGCTTTCTGTTTGGCCTGGAggagaaagaaaatttaaacaGACAAGATAATACAAAGTTTTTTATGTACCtaacttatatattatatatattatacacaaGCATGTTATTGCTAGGAAATAGGGTTTTGTACTCTCATGCACTCATGCCCGCCACGTATtctatcctctttttttttttttttttttgctagagGTATTCTATCCTCTTTATTTCAACAAAACCTGCACGCTTGAATAAGAGTACATGCTTGGTTCGTTGGTAACTACGAAGGGGTGCGTAAATTCCGTCTGCCCAGTCTGGGCCAGACCCAAGAAATTGGGCTCAAATGAAGCCTCTGTTGGATTCTATTCCAAATTCTTTCCACCCAATCAGTTGGTCTCCGAGTTCGGCTTAGATAAGAGATATTCattatttcacccaaaaaaaaaaaaaaaaaaaaaaaaaaaaaagatattcatATTTGTGTAAAATTAGTTGGCCAACCATCAATCTCTCTTCTAACCCCCTTATCTaacaattttctctctctctctcctatcCGCTCTTTCTACTCTCTTAATCTGTTGTGAGAAATTACAAGTTTGGGTTTACCTTTAATCTCAATCCTCTCCAAGATCCTGACAAGATGAAAAAGagttaaattgtttttaatagtataattattattattagtattatttatatatatatatatatatgcatagatTTTATGCATGTGTATGGCATGGGTGGTTTTGGCAAAACCATCCTTGCTAAACAGGTTTGTAGACAagccaaaagaagaaaaggtttttttttttttttttttaaataatgtaattatagTCACTGTATCTCAAAATCAAGACCttaaaaagattcaaaaagaaattgctGAGAAGTTACACCTAGAAAAGAGGAAAACATATTTGTAAGAGCACAAACACCATGTCAGGGACTTTGGTGTATTACATATTTGTCATGTTTTATTTAACAAGCAGTTTTTAAAATCTGATAGCTTGTCGATCCATACCCCATTATGGTAACtatattctttttaaatcttctacatacaaaaaaatctgattttatattttatttagttaaatataacaatttccACTACACCATTAAACCTATCctcatgattattattttttaagaataatgtTGAATTTATAGCTGAACCAAGTATATGCACTCAAGCAATACACGAAGATTTTAATTGGAAACAAAGAGTGAGCTAGTAATTGatcatacatatttatatatatataatagcagGAAGATTGTGAACACAAGTTTGGGATTGCTTTGGGGAGTGTTAAAATCAATTATCCTATAATTTAGAAGTATCAATTATCCTATAATTTAGAAGCATTAACAagcttaataaaataataattttcttgattatttataatttggatCATTACAAACGAGCTTTTAAAGTTAGGTAcgattcttttaaaaaaatatgattcttTAATaggcagataaaaaaaaaatcaaaattctcaaaataccattatttaattaaaattccatttataTTACCATCTACCCTACAAAATACTATTTTCAATTAAAACTCTTCTATCTAAAATAAGGTGCGCTTAATTAGTTAGCAATTCacgtttatatttaaaatatggtggatttgaggaattgaagtggcgtattattataaatgacaaaaaataaataaataaataaagctttCCTATAAAATAACAaccttaagttttttttttttaagttttattatattttttgaatctttttaaaagtaaatttaatgtaattattgataaattttttatttttaaattgaattcaaTTTTAGTATAAGAAATATCATAACTACATATAAATTCTTATCAATACTTATATACATTATATCTATTTTAGTattgtaaaatttaattaataaaatttaataaattaccaAATACTTATTTATAAGTTTTGCACTTTACATTACCGAtacaggtttttattttattttttttttaaaaaatctaagtaatttcaaattaagtttagatAAAGTTCTTGATCCTTCTTTgaattttcagatttttttaatatttactttcaaaattccatGTCATCTCGACAATTCTCTGTCAATTTACTGTGTAACAACAAATATCCAACCACGTCCATGCCATGTCACTCTCTCTTTCTTGCCCGTTACATAAATCGCCCCGGATTTGTCAGTTtccgtttattttatttatttatttattttttttttttcgcataTTGAAAGTTGACGGAAAAACTGGAAAGATATTCTAATTTATTTGGTAGGCTGGTCAGTGACACGTTGAATTTTtacagtttctttttttctataagAGATTTTATAACTTATCGTTTTTTTGGGACAATTTTGTAATATGATattgctaatttttttattttttattttttatttttttttgtttttggccaTCAATTGTAAAAGTCAATTTGCACAAGGAAGAAATTTATCTGCTATAAAATCAATAACAATgccattcatttaatttatttttggtataaaaaaaataataatgagctTCCATTTATGGGATGTTGAGTAAAAATGACAGatgttagttttatttatttattttacgtgttttttttttttttttttttttttttttgtgtgatatATGATAAATGATGAACTTACATTTATAtgtaataagttttttttatcaCTTGGATATGAATTTTCTATCACCAAGCTGATATAACATATCCGTTTCTATAAGTTTTTTACAAGGTCTTCACCATATCAAAATTGTCCATTTATATATGATAAGGTCTGCTATTAACAGTTGACACTTGGTTATGAATATTTCAgacatttgaaattaaaatatatggaCACTGGTTATGCCATTCAAAGTACTGATTGTGCTTTGTGGCTTGAAAATGGTCCGCATTGGATCCAACCTCACCTTGATTTTGATGTATCCTGCTTTTCAGTTCTAATGCAAATTTATTCTTTGATTTCAAAAAAAACAAGTGAATTCATAGAAAATAATGGcctccaaaaaaatatttaaaaaataaaaataaaaaatctcggTTACTTGTTTTTAGTCATTATTAGCGAGAAATCTTCAATGATACTTCTAAATTCATACCCTCCAAAATACTGGACGAAAGACATTGTCAAACAACCCGAAATCAACAAGAACTACTAAAATAATGGTCGTGCTTGTGTGTAAATTTGCACTTGTATTGATCTGTACACTGTTTGTATACATGAATATGAATTAAGAACACAGAAACTAATATCCTTGGTTCAAAGGAGCCTCAAAAAAGTCTAGTCACCAACACAAGTGAGAGGCCGCCCATTCTAGCAAACGTAGTGCCACTATTTGGCATTTGATAAGAAATAAAGAATAGTACCATACACAAGTCCTATATTtatgaggaaaaaagaaaaaaaaaaaaagaaaaaagaaaccagTTTGGAATTGGATGGCTGCAAACTGGATAAGAATGATAGATCCTCTCCTCTCCTTCAAACCTTCATAATCTTCTTTCAAGAATCTTCCTCAAATCTGCTACATATAGATTTTACTGCATGAGAAAGACGGGAGCTTTGTTGCATTGCACCATAAtgcaataaaattgaaaaaagtggAACAAAACAGAAATTAATTGGGCTGTATATGTTTTATACCTGTTCTTCTGTGAATAATTGCTGTAATGCCAGACCAATTTGGTCCCTCTCCCAAAGATGTCTTATGGTTGTATTAATATCACACTCCATCAACTCTTGTACAGGTTTATTTCTGTACATATTGTCATCAAACATCTCCTCATCAAAATCCGATGCTATAGAATCATCTGGCCATTCCAAATCATCAGCTCTATGGTACCCTGCATCTTCCCATTCTTCATCAAGTAGTGCCAACTTATGCAGCTGTGGAGTGCTCAGAGCTCTTTGAGAGAAACTTTTCATCTCAGGGCAGTGGCTAATGCCTACATATTTCAGTTTCGGAAATCCCATCATAAAGTTTCCTGAATAGAAGCTTGCGAGGCGGGGTAAACGACAGATATCCAAAGCTTCCAATTGACTGAAAACAATTTCACCTTCTGGTTCATTTTCCTCATTTGCAATTATTTCTGTCATGCTATTGCATATGCCAATGCACATTATTTTCAACTGTGGTAGACTTTTAGCTGTTGAGTAAGTCAATAAATTTACCATTCCATGGCATTTTGACACTTTCAGCATCATCAAATTTCTGAAAGATATCCAAGATGGTGCCAAGTTCTTTAACCTATCACATTTCAATACTTCTAAGCTAAGCAAATTCAGGAAGGCTCTGTCTATTTGGCAGTTCTCATCCCATACGTGCACCAAGTTGGGCAGTTCAGATAGCGTCAATCCTCTCAAGCCTGAAAATATACATGTCAGTTCGTCATCACCACCATGTAAGCCTTCAGATTTACCATGCCATAACACATTATTGGTAGCACACCCTTCTAGTGTCAAGTTTTTCAGCTTAGGAAAGCTGACCTGAGAAAACAAGTATCCAAGCATTAGACAATTGAATTAATTCTCTCAAGTCACAAAAAGCATGTGAGAACATTTTTagcaaaagaggaaaaaaaaaaaaaaaaaaaaggaaatataaacAGAAAAACGTTTTTTTTTCCCACCAATTCGCAGACAAGTTAGAATCATATAAGTTGGTGGCAACATAAGTACAAGTTGATATCATATAAATTGGTACATCTAAATGTAAAGTGGTAAGTTTCCAGCAATTCTCAGACAAGTTAGAATCATATAAGTTGGTAGCATAGCAATATAAGTACAAGTAAGAAATCATATAAATTGGTAGCAACATATGTACTGCTTTAGATCTCTATTATAGTTCTGTGATAAATACGAGAAAGATGaactattttatttacatttttggtATGAAGATGAACCATTTCAAATTGAACATAATGTACTATACCTTTTTGTTAAAAAAGGACATGGCAAAGTCTGAAATTAATTGCTTGCCTTTCCATTGGTTTCTACAATTTGTCTTCACTACAGAGTAAAATTGTTTAAGCCTTGGTAGATTACACAGCTTCAAGGTGCGCAGTTGAGGAAATTGAATCTTTTGGACAGTTTCATCATCAATGTTTTGAGATCTATCATCTCTTTCACAAATAATTATCTCCTCCATCATTTCACAGCTTGTAACTTCAATCTTTTCAAGTTGCAAAAGGCCCTTAGcaatggaaaatgaaaaaaggttCTTCAGTTTATTACACTCATGAATTTCAATATCTTTTAATCTACCAAAAGAATTTTCTGCAAGTTTTCCATGACATATCTTTTCGAGATCCATCAATTTTGTAAGTTGTAATAGCTCCAAACTTACGAAGGCACAACAAGTATGAATCTCTTCCATCGAGTTGATGATGTATTGAATTCCAAAATTATTTCGGAAGTGGAGATGCTTCAATTGTGGAAGACCTTCCACATCTAATTCTTGAACAACATTGTTAAAACCTGCTAATCCATTGAGATACAGCACTTCGGACTTTTTCAGTAACATTTGAAGACCATTCCCATTAAATACATCGCTCTTATTGAGCTTGAGGTTCAACTTTCTTGCAATTCCAAAATCAACGTATCTAACAAGGACATCTCCAATTACTATGTTATACCTTtccaatttctcactaaaaatTTCTTCAGACAGAATGCTGGCATCTGGTATCTGTATATGTAAAGTGGTAAGTTTATGCAAACTCTTTAACTCAATAAGACTTGCATTACTCCTTTCACCACCATCTCCTTCTACATCCCAGTCTCTAAAACTCTCTTCCATATCTAACTCTtgtaaatttatcaagtttgatatggtACCGGGTTGGATCAGTTTAAGGCTGGAACAATGCTTCAAACCTAACAATTGTAGATGAGTAAGTTGACCTATCTGATTTGGTAGCTCTTTAATATAAGATCCCGAAAGGTCAAGGATTTTTAAATTCTTCAACTCTCCAATCATAGCTATATCACTCATATCACAATACCACAAACATAGCGTTTGAAGATTCTGAAAGAAACCAAAACAAGAAGCCAATGGTTTCAAACGTATAAAATTCAACTCCAAAACTCTAAGCTCCTTCATTTCTTCAAGAAAGTGATGTGGGATTTCCAAATTTTGACCATATGGAAAATATGGATACATCCAATGCCTAAAAATATTCTGAATGCATAAACTTTTATATCTCATGCAAAATAATTGAACTTTTGGAAATTCCAACCTTTCAGGAAGTTGACAATCATAGTCAAGCTCTGATAGTGAAACTGCAATTGCGTCCTTCAGTTTTCTACCATTGAAGCACTCATCCATCTCAGCAATGCTTCTAAGATTATACATATGTCTATCTTTGGATGCAATTGAAATGACAACATCACGAACGATATCATGCATTTTAACACAGCCATTATAGTCACCATCCAACAACAAACAGCAACTCTTGAGATCTTCAATCAATGTAAGCAACTTATTTCTTGCCCCTTCCAATTTTGGGATGCATTGAAACAAACCCCAACCCATACCCAGTCTCAACAAGTGCTCACCATCTATGTTAGCATCTTCATGAAATAGACCACAAAGCAACAACAATGACTTTGATTCCTCACTTAAGCAATCATAACTCAACTTTATACTGGAGTAAACTTTTTCATGCATTCCTTTGATGTTAGTTGGGGTGGACATTCTTAGCTCTTGCAATGCATTATTCCAAACAGGAAGACTTTTTTTTCTCAACGCATTTGCAACTGTTGCAATTGCGATGGGTAAACCTGCACATTCTTTGATAATCTCGGTTGCCAAAGGTTGGATGCTTAGATTTTTAATTGTATCACCCACTATTGTCTTGAACAAATTTGTTGCTTCCCTCACAGATAAAACTCCCACCAAGAAATTCTTCTCAACACCCATATCATTACATAATACATCTTGAGATCTCGAGGTGAGCAAAATCTTGCATCCCCTTTTATCATCTCCAAAAGATATTCCAATATCATGTAACTCAAGATTCTCCCAGATATCATCCAAAATTACcagaattttcttttcttgcctCAA includes:
- the LOC125418212 gene encoding disease resistance protein At4g27190 isoform X3; this translates as MEIFVSIGAKISECLVEPIAHQLGYLFYYKSNVEKLRTQVQNLKVVKDKLQHSIDEANRNGEEIEADVLSWMSRVDGILEQIHKFLGDLEAQTNTRCGQFPDFPSRNRLSRKARKLALEIASEIQTSGGFHKVSYLPVLQSTFDVNGYEAFQSRMSTFCRIMEALRNPSFDMVGVYGMGGVGKTMLCKEVAKRAKEQMLFSKAIMVTISQNPKLENIQQEIAERLGLKLKEKCIPVRADRLRHRLRQEKKILVILDDIWENLELHDIGISFGDDKRGCKILLTSRSQDVLCNDMGVEKNFLVGVLSVREATNLFKTIVGDTIKNLSIQPLATEIIKECAGLPIAIATVANALRKKSLPVWNNALQELRMSTPTNIKGMHEKVYSSIKLSYDCLSEESKSLLLLCGLFHEDANIDGEHLLRLGMGWGLFQCIPKLEGARNKLLTLIEDLKSCCLLLDGDYNGCVKMHDIVRDVVISIASKDRHMYNLRSIAEMDECFNGRKLKDAIAVSLSELDYDCQLPERLEFPKVQLFCMRYKSLCIQNIFRHWMYPYFPYGQNLEIPHHFLEEMKELRVLELNFIRLKPLASCFGFFQNLQTLCLWYCDMSDIAMIGELKNLKILDLSGSYIKELPNQIGQLTHLQLLGLKHCSSLKLIQPGTISNLINLQELDMEESFRDWDVEGDGGERSNASLIELKSLHKLTTLHIQIPDASILSEEIFSEKLERYNIVIGDVLVRYVDFGIARKLNLKLNKSDVFNGNGLQMLLKKSEVLYLNGLAGFNNVVQELDVEGLPQLKHLHFRNNFGIQYIINSMEEIHTCCAFVSLELLQLTKLMDLEKICHGKLAENSFGRLKDIEIHECNKLKNLFSFSIAKGLLQLEKIEVTSCEMMEEIIICERDDRSQNIDDETVQKIQFPQLRTLKLCNLPRLKQFYSVVKTNCRNQWKGKQLISDFAMSFFNKKVSFPKLKNLTLEGCATNNVLWHGKSEGLHGGDDELTCIFSGLRGLTLSELPNLVHVWDENCQIDRAFLNLLSLEVLKCDRLKNLAPSWISFRNLMMLKVSKCHGMVNLLTYSTAKSLPQLKIMCIGICNSMTEIIANEENEPEGEIVFSQLEALDICRLPRLASFYSGNFMMGFPKLKYVGISHCPEMKSFSQRALSTPQLHKLALLDEEWEDAGYHRADDLEWPDDSIASDFDEEMFDDNMYRNKPVQELMECDINTTIRHLWERDQIGLALQQLFTEEQ